A genomic stretch from Flavobacterium sp. KS-LB2 includes:
- a CDS encoding acylneuraminate cytidylyltransferase family protein → MKILAIIPARGGSKGVPGKNTKLLGEKPLIAYSIEQAIASQSFTKIIVSTDDEVIAQIGLDYGAEVPFIRPSELANDGASSIAVVQHAVAFLESENEFYDAICLLQPTSPFREKGFISKAIAKFSTANSDALVSVLPVPHEYNPHWVFEADDNGSLQIATGEKEIIKRRQELPQAFFRDGAIYLTKIESIKNGTFYGEKLSYIENNPSLYVNIDTMEDWVQAEQIVPTILSLI, encoded by the coding sequence ATGAAAATTCTAGCTATAATACCAGCGCGTGGTGGTTCTAAGGGGGTTCCGGGTAAAAACACTAAGCTGTTAGGCGAGAAACCTTTAATAGCCTATTCTATTGAACAAGCTATTGCTAGTCAATCTTTTACAAAAATTATAGTCTCAACAGATGATGAAGTGATTGCTCAAATAGGTCTCGATTATGGTGCCGAAGTTCCCTTTATTAGACCCTCAGAATTAGCCAATGATGGTGCTTCCAGTATTGCCGTAGTGCAACATGCTGTAGCTTTTTTAGAGTCTGAAAATGAGTTTTATGATGCCATTTGTTTGCTGCAGCCCACATCTCCCTTTCGGGAAAAGGGTTTTATCAGCAAGGCCATTGCAAAATTTTCAACTGCTAATTCAGATGCTTTAGTTTCTGTTTTGCCAGTGCCACACGAATACAATCCGCATTGGGTTTTTGAAGCGGATGATAACGGAAGCTTGCAGATTGCCACAGGAGAAAAAGAAATCATTAAGAGAAGACAAGAATTGCCTCAAGCCTTTTTTAGAGATGGCGCTATTTATTTAACCAAAATTGAATCGATTAAAAACGGAACTTTCTATGGCGAAAAATTAAGTTATATAGAAAACAATCCTAGTTTGTATGTGAATATTGATACTATGGAGGATTGGGTACAAGCAGAACAAATAGTACCAACTATTTTATCTTTAATTTAA
- a CDS encoding GIY-YIG nuclease family protein, producing MKFYYVYIVKCSDNSYYTGMTNSIDRRLFEHNSGKSPDSYTFIRRPVVLVWFESFSDPTQAILIEKKIKGWSRRKKEALINEDWDKLVQYSKNYTEYGENGDGSSLR from the coding sequence ATGAAATTTTATTATGTCTATATCGTTAAGTGTTCCGATAATTCCTATTACACTGGAATGACAAACAGCATCGACAGAAGATTGTTTGAACACAATTCTGGTAAGAGTCCAGATTCCTATACTTTTATTAGAAGACCAGTTGTATTAGTATGGTTCGAATCTTTTTCTGACCCTACTCAAGCAATTTTGATAGAGAAAAAGATAAAAGGTTGGAGTAGAAGAAAAAAAGAAGCTTTAATAAATGAAGATTGGGATAAACTAGTTCAGTATTCAAAAAATTATACTGAGTATGGTGAAAATGGAGATGGGTCTTCCCTTCGATAA
- the asnB gene encoding asparagine synthase (glutamine-hydrolyzing), with the protein MCGIAGILGTNLKNGSTIQLMLEAQKHRGPDAMHFWNGGKVVLGHNRLSILDLSEAANQPMTSHCGNYVIVFNGEIYNYVELKKELASYSFSTTSDTEVLLAAYMHWDAKMLDKLNGMFSFAIWNKKEHTFFAARDRFGVKPFYYTFFENQFYFSSEIKALFAAGIPKSKNQKVWANYFTFGTYGLPNETFFEGVQQLKAGHFVKINFSDHGDFNRVQPQMWYDFPERILKMKQLPKEVLKQQYEELLEDAIQLRFRADVPLGMNVSGGLDSSTLINVVQRKLPSQKNMEAFTFYCNNATYDELPWVNELMRTTSYSLHKVLLEYKEIPALIEKVSYYQEEPFGGFPTLAYSLLFQAASQKGIKVILDGQGMDEAWAGYDYYHNKSNSVIQGVASSPVRPEVLVSEFRDLAMEEVYERPFDNDLQNLQYRDLFYTKIPRALRFNDRISMMHSTELREPFLDYRLVELAFAQKEEMKFKNGQTKWLLRDLVKDYLGDTVALAPKRALQTPQREWIAQELKPYFSEKIAQFSKMDFVDKKQVDAIWNDYLNGNQDNSFYLWQWVNFSTLSEF; encoded by the coding sequence ATGTGCGGAATAGCAGGTATTTTAGGAACGAATCTTAAAAACGGTTCAACAATCCAATTGATGCTTGAAGCTCAAAAGCATCGGGGACCAGATGCTATGCATTTTTGGAACGGTGGCAAAGTAGTTTTGGGGCATAATCGATTGAGTATATTGGATTTGTCTGAAGCCGCTAACCAGCCTATGACTAGCCATTGTGGTAATTATGTCATTGTTTTTAATGGTGAAATCTATAATTACGTTGAACTCAAAAAAGAATTAGCATCCTATTCCTTTTCCACTACTTCGGACACAGAGGTTTTGCTGGCGGCTTATATGCATTGGGATGCCAAAATGTTAGACAAACTCAATGGCATGTTTAGTTTTGCTATTTGGAATAAAAAAGAGCATACTTTTTTTGCTGCTCGCGACCGATTTGGCGTTAAGCCTTTTTATTATACTTTTTTTGAAAATCAGTTCTATTTTTCAAGTGAAATTAAAGCACTTTTTGCTGCTGGAATTCCTAAAAGTAAAAATCAAAAAGTTTGGGCCAACTATTTTACTTTTGGAACGTATGGCTTGCCAAATGAAACTTTTTTTGAAGGTGTCCAGCAATTAAAAGCAGGACATTTTGTGAAAATTAATTTTTCGGATCATGGAGATTTTAATAGGGTTCAACCTCAAATGTGGTATGATTTTCCTGAGCGAATTTTAAAAATGAAGCAACTTCCAAAAGAAGTATTAAAACAACAGTATGAAGAATTGTTGGAAGATGCTATTCAACTTCGCTTTAGAGCAGATGTCCCTTTAGGAATGAATGTTAGCGGTGGCTTGGATTCCTCTACTTTAATCAATGTAGTGCAGCGAAAGCTGCCCTCTCAAAAAAATATGGAAGCCTTTACGTTTTACTGTAATAATGCAACGTATGATGAATTGCCTTGGGTTAACGAATTGATGCGAACAACATCTTATTCTCTTCATAAAGTACTTTTAGAGTACAAAGAAATTCCAGCATTAATAGAGAAAGTAAGTTATTATCAAGAGGAGCCTTTTGGCGGTTTTCCCACCTTAGCTTATAGCTTATTATTTCAAGCGGCTAGTCAAAAAGGGATTAAAGTTATTCTTGACGGACAAGGCATGGACGAGGCTTGGGCAGGATATGATTACTACCACAATAAGAGTAATAGTGTTATTCAAGGTGTTGCATCAAGTCCTGTACGACCAGAAGTGTTGGTGTCTGAGTTTCGGGATTTGGCTATGGAAGAAGTGTATGAACGTCCTTTCGATAATGACTTACAAAACCTACAATACCGTGATTTGTTTTATACTAAAATACCGAGAGCCTTACGCTTTAATGACAGAATTAGTATGATGCACAGTACAGAATTGCGCGAACCGTTTTTAGATTATCGATTGGTAGAGCTGGCTTTTGCACAAAAAGAAGAAATGAAATTTAAAAACGGACAAACCAAATGGCTGTTGCGAGATTTGGTAAAAGACTATTTGGGTGATACGGTTGCGTTAGCTCCTAAAAGAGCTTTGCAAACACCCCAAAGAGAATGGATTGCACAAGAGTTGAAGCCGTATTTCTCTGAAAAAATAGCGCAATTCTCAAAAATGGATTTTGTAGATAAAAAGCAAGTTGACGCAATTTGGAATGATTATTTGAACGGAAACCAGGATAATAGTTTTTATCTTTGGCAATGGGTGAATTTTTCAACCCTGTCAGAGTTTTGA
- the neuC gene encoding UDP-N-acetylglucosamine 2-epimerase: protein MPKRKIAVVITARPSYSRVKTVLAAIQKHPDLELQLVVAASALLDRYGSAVNYIEKDGFDIAAKVFNVLEGENLTAAAKTTGIGILELSTVFDNLKPDVVVTVADRFETMATAISASYMNIPLAHIQGGEVTGNIDEKVRHAITKLADYHFVASENAKERVIKLGENPDFVFNTGCPSIDIASEISKVEGLSFNPYQKYGGVGAEPDLSDGYLVVMQHPVTNEYQNSRKHIEETLEAVKELNMPTLWFWPNVDAGADGTSTGIRSFREKNKLEKVHFFKNMEGDDFLVLLHNAKVLIGNSSVGIRECAYLGVPVINIGSRQNKRDRGHNVVDVDYNKSEISEAIQTSIKNGKSKTSAVYGGGNAGAIIADLLVELPLQFHKTIMY from the coding sequence ATGCCAAAAAGAAAAATAGCTGTAGTTATTACCGCACGTCCTTCTTACAGTCGCGTAAAAACAGTATTGGCTGCCATTCAAAAACACCCAGATTTGGAACTACAATTGGTTGTTGCAGCTTCGGCTTTATTGGATCGATACGGATCGGCCGTTAATTATATAGAGAAGGATGGTTTTGACATTGCAGCGAAGGTGTTTAATGTATTAGAAGGTGAAAATTTAACGGCTGCAGCCAAAACAACAGGAATTGGAATTTTGGAATTATCCACGGTTTTTGACAATTTAAAACCCGATGTAGTTGTGACCGTTGCTGATCGATTTGAAACTATGGCTACTGCTATTTCTGCATCGTATATGAATATTCCATTGGCACACATTCAAGGAGGAGAAGTTACGGGAAATATCGATGAAAAAGTACGTCATGCTATCACTAAATTGGCTGATTATCATTTTGTAGCTTCTGAGAATGCGAAAGAAAGAGTTATTAAATTAGGTGAAAATCCTGATTTTGTTTTTAATACAGGATGTCCATCCATAGATATTGCATCTGAAATTAGTAAAGTAGAGGGTTTAAGTTTTAATCCGTATCAAAAATATGGAGGGGTTGGGGCTGAACCTGATTTATCTGATGGTTATTTAGTAGTGATGCAACATCCAGTGACGAACGAATATCAAAATTCCAGAAAGCATATTGAAGAGACACTTGAAGCGGTAAAGGAATTAAATATGCCAACCTTATGGTTTTGGCCTAATGTGGATGCTGGTGCCGATGGGACTTCTACAGGAATTAGAAGTTTTAGAGAGAAAAACAAACTAGAAAAGGTTCATTTTTTTAAAAATATGGAAGGGGATGATTTTCTTGTTTTGTTACATAATGCTAAAGTATTAATAGGGAACTCAAGTGTTGGGATTCGAGAATGTGCGTATCTAGGTGTCCCAGTTATTAATATTGGTTCCCGACAAAATAAACGGGATCGTGGACATAACGTTGTGGATGTAGATTATAATAAATCCGAAATTAGTGAAGCGATTCAAACTAGTATAAAAAATGGAAAATCGAAAACTTCGGCTGTGTATGGAGGAGGGAATGCGGGTGCTATTATAGCTGATTTATTAGTGGAATTGCCCTTGCAATTTCATAAAACGATAATGTATTAA